A stretch of Dyella sp. BiH032 DNA encodes these proteins:
- a CDS encoding CPXCG motif-containing cysteine-rich protein — protein sequence MLEPVLIHCPYCGEPIEILVDASVGGQRYVEDCQVCCRPIVLSIALDEGDRPDVRADREDDA from the coding sequence ATGCTGGAACCCGTGCTCATCCATTGTCCCTATTGCGGCGAGCCGATCGAGATCCTCGTCGACGCTTCCGTGGGCGGTCAGCGTTATGTGGAGGATTGCCAGGTGTGCTGCCGACCGATCGTGCTGAGCATCGCGCTGGACGAAGGCGACCGGCCAGACGTCCGCGCCGATCGCGAAGACGACGCCTGA
- a CDS encoding sulfotransferase, which translates to MKRTFVVGCPRSGTTIVQAMLARHPSVFTLPETAFFEHVHGNLAWRWGDANAERRPPRLRQRLGFSRKYERQLFLSLQQTTSTASGSPVRPPLRTRALERRFLLLLDEMASAAEREMWLEKTPNHLLYLPEIEALAPDARFVHVIRPGAETIASLIDASLLFESDNAFGGGTIHWARRWNRAMQIHRARLDHPQHYLLFLEDLVAQPQLAWNDLCRFLGLDPGQALDDNCTQVIADLEREPWKRRALNGRLHAPENKVDSLFGPKVQHWLQAKLVSYDELREQWLRTRSTGEASRTARGPCMRSVAALSSGAGRAP; encoded by the coding sequence ATGAAACGAACCTTTGTGGTCGGCTGCCCGCGTTCCGGCACCACCATCGTCCAGGCCATGCTGGCCCGGCATCCTTCGGTATTCACGCTTCCCGAGACGGCGTTCTTCGAGCACGTCCATGGCAATCTGGCCTGGCGCTGGGGCGACGCCAACGCCGAACGCCGGCCGCCGCGACTGCGCCAAAGGCTCGGTTTCAGCCGCAAGTACGAACGCCAGCTGTTTCTTTCCCTGCAACAGACGACCTCGACGGCATCGGGCTCGCCCGTGCGCCCGCCGCTGCGCACGCGTGCGCTGGAGCGGCGCTTCCTCCTGTTGCTGGACGAGATGGCCAGCGCGGCGGAGCGCGAGATGTGGCTGGAGAAGACCCCCAACCACTTGCTCTACCTGCCGGAGATCGAAGCGCTGGCGCCGGACGCCCGCTTCGTGCACGTCATCCGTCCCGGGGCGGAAACGATCGCCTCGCTGATCGATGCCAGCCTGCTGTTCGAAAGCGACAATGCCTTCGGCGGCGGCACCATCCACTGGGCGCGGCGCTGGAACCGCGCGATGCAGATCCATCGCGCCCGCCTGGATCACCCGCAGCATTACTTGCTGTTCCTCGAGGATCTCGTCGCGCAGCCGCAGCTGGCGTGGAACGATCTCTGCCGCTTCCTCGGCCTGGACCCCGGCCAGGCACTGGATGACAACTGCACCCAGGTCATCGCCGACCTCGAACGCGAGCCATGGAAGCGGCGGGCGCTCAACGGTCGCCTGCACGCACCGGAAAACAAGGTCGACAGTCTGTTCGGACCCAAGGTGCAGCATTGGCTTCAGGCCAAGCTGGTCTCCTACGACGAACTGCGCGAACAATGGTTGCGCACGCGGAGCACCGGAGAGGCATCTCGCACGGCGCGGGGCCCCTGCATGCGCAGCGTGGCGGCGCTGTCTTCCGGCGCCGGCCGGGCGCCCTAG
- the pncA gene encoding bifunctional nicotinamidase/pyrazinamidase: MRYPISQRAALILVDVQPDFMPGGSLACHQGDAIVPGIRQLLDSRAFRHVVATQDWHPRGHVSFAASHPGRAPFDRIPLYGHAQTLWPDHCVQDTPGAALHPSIDWSSVDMVVRKGSDPKVDSYSGFRENYGPHGTRPSTELADWLRSRGVDEVYVCGLARDVCVLWTAQDAVNLGFKTHVLWELTRPVTPETDITTRTRFEQLGVGVVESLPIAA; the protein is encoded by the coding sequence ATGCGATACCCCATCAGCCAACGCGCCGCTTTGATCCTCGTGGATGTGCAGCCGGACTTCATGCCGGGGGGAAGCCTGGCCTGCCACCAGGGCGACGCCATCGTTCCTGGCATCCGCCAGCTGCTGGACAGCCGGGCATTCCGCCATGTGGTCGCCACGCAGGACTGGCATCCGCGCGGACACGTTTCCTTCGCCGCCAGCCACCCGGGCCGTGCGCCGTTCGATCGCATCCCGCTGTATGGCCACGCGCAGACCCTCTGGCCCGACCATTGCGTGCAAGACACCCCTGGCGCGGCGCTGCATCCGTCCATCGACTGGTCCAGCGTGGACATGGTGGTGCGCAAGGGCAGCGACCCGAAGGTCGACTCCTACAGCGGCTTCCGCGAAAACTACGGCCCCCACGGCACGCGCCCCAGCACCGAGCTGGCGGACTGGCTGCGCTCGCGCGGCGTGGACGAGGTGTATGTCTGCGGGCTTGCCCGCGACGTCTGCGTGCTGTGGACCGCGCAGGATGCCGTGAACCTCGGCTTCAAGACCCACGTGCTGTGGGAGCTGACGCGGCCGGTGACCCCGGAGACGGACATCACCACGCGCACGCGCTTCGAGCAGCTGGGCGTGGGCGTGGTCGAGTCGCTGCCTATCGCGGCCTGA
- a CDS encoding PIN domain-containing protein, producing the protein MSVSLSGASAAPCRVVLDTNVCLDLFVFGDAAVAALARALADGRAEAVTDARCREEWCRVLTYPQLALGDAARAAALAAHDRWVRRVEETREAPPGGIRLPRCADPDDQKFLELAWATGAAWLLSKDREVLRLGRRTARDGLFAIATPTEWLRLQGL; encoded by the coding sequence ATGTCCGTTTCCCTATCCGGCGCGTCTGCCGCGCCATGTCGCGTGGTGCTGGACACCAACGTCTGCCTCGATCTGTTCGTTTTCGGCGATGCCGCCGTAGCGGCGTTGGCCCGTGCGCTGGCCGACGGCCGGGCGGAAGCGGTGACGGATGCCCGTTGTCGCGAGGAGTGGTGCCGCGTGCTTACCTATCCCCAGCTGGCGCTGGGCGATGCCGCGCGCGCGGCTGCGTTGGCGGCCCATGACCGCTGGGTGCGGCGAGTGGAGGAGACCAGGGAAGCGCCGCCGGGCGGTATCCGCCTGCCGCGTTGCGCGGACCCGGACGATCAGAAGTTCCTCGAGCTTGCCTGGGCCACCGGAGCGGCCTGGCTGTTGAGCAAGGACAGGGAGGTGCTCCGCCTGGGACGGCGCACGGCGCGGGACGGTCTGTTCGCCATTGCCACGCCGACGGAGTGGCTGCGCCTCCAGGGGCTTTGA